The window ACCCCGGCGCGGCGTCTCAACGCCCTGTCGCCCGGCCGCATCGCCTTCTACGCGGCCCTGGGGGCGGCGGGTCTGGTCCTGTTCGGCCTGTTCGAGCTTGAGGGCCTGCGTCTGTTCAGCCTGTTCACACCGGAGTTGATCCTCTGGTTCGGCATGTTCGACGTGGCGGTCTTCCTGGACGTCTTCATCCTCGCCGCCGCCCTAGGCGCCACAGCGCGCTTCCGGGCCATGCGCGCCGCTCTGGTGCAAGGGGTGCGTCAGATCGGGGCCTCGCTGCGACGGCGCCCCGCAGCGCAATCGCGCGCGCCCAGGGCTCGTCCGGTTCGCGCCGACAAGACCGGTTCAGCCGATCCCGAGCCAGTCCGGGCGGTCCTCGCCTGAAGCCGGCTCCCGGAAACGGTCAGGCCGCCGGCTTGCCCACTTCTTCGACCGCCATGGCGGTGACGCCGGGCGGGGGCGGCGCGACCGCGGCGGTCGGCGTCTCATAGGCCTTCAGCCGCTCGTTGATGGCGGCGATCTCTTCCTTGCTGGCCTGACGGCGGCCGCCCAGGCTGGCGATGCCGACGACGCGGGTCTGGCCGTTAATCTCGACCGTGCGCAACTGGTTCGGCTCGGCGCCGGCCAGGGCCTCCTCGACGCTGTCGGCGGCGGTGGCCAGCAGGATGCGCGGACGGGCGAAGCGGGCCTCGTCGATGATCGGCTCGCGCCCCGAGGACTTGTCGGTGAAGGCGGCGCTTTCACCCGGCGCGCCCTTCCAGCGATAGAAGATGTGCGCCCCGACCTGGGTGATCTTGGCCAGGGTCGGCGACCACCAGGGGTGGACGTAGTCGGCGTGATAATGGGTCGCGGTGCCGACGCGCGTCGCCACATGGCCGGCCAGGGCGCGCTCGGCCACCCGGGCGGCGCGGTTCCAGGCCCAGTTGATGGGCGCGCGGCTGAGCGCCCCGTCGCAGGTGAAGCTGAACTGGCAGCCGGTGGTCCGCTCGGCGCCCTGATAGACGACGCCGCAGACCGTGTTCGGATAGTTGGGATCACGCACCCGGTTCAGCACGACCTGGGCCACGCCCTCCTGGCCCTCGGTCGGCTCGAGCGCCGCCTCGTAGTAGACGGCCTGGGTCAGGCAACGCAGGGCGCGCTTGCGGTCGGCCTCGGTAGCGGGGCGCAGATCGAAGGGCCTGGCGGGTTGCAGGGCGCCGAAGGCCGTGGGCATGGCCGCGTTCAGCTGCTGGGCGGCGACGCCCGAGACGCCCGCGTCCAGCGACGGCTTGCCGCCAAGCGACAGGCTCTCCCACCCCGGCGTCAGGCCATAGAGCTCGGGCTGGTTCAGCGCGGGATCAAAGCGACGCGCCAGGGCCAGTTGTCCGGCGTCCAGTCGCGCCATGACCAGTTGCAGCCCGCGTGGGGTCAGGTCGCCGCCGGTGGCGCGGGCCACGGCCTCGGCTGTGCGGTCGATGTCGGGACGCGGGCTGGAGCTGGCCGACATGGCCACGCCCATGACCGCCAGACTGACGGCCATGATCATGGGCGCCGCGGCGAGAGCCCGGCGTCCGGTCGTCTTCAGCTGCGGCAGTCGGCCTTTCAGCATCCAGCGTCCCATTGGCGGCGCTGACGAACGCCGGAGGATGATCCCAGTGACCGCCCAATCCGGCGCTTTTCAGGCCCGAAGATTACCGTTCCGTGAGGCGTTCAACGATCACCCAGACTCGATCTCAGCATCCACGCCGCCTTTTCATGGGCGGCCAGACGCTGGGTCATCAAATCGACGCTGGCTTCATCGCCCACCTCGTCGGCGGCGTCGAGCGCGGCGCGGGCCGTGGCGATCAGCACCCCGTGGTCCCTGATCAGCTCCCTGAGCATCTCGCTCGCATCTTTTTCCGGGTCGCCGTCCTTGATCGAGGTCAGGTTGGCGAAGGCCGTGGCGCTCTGTGGGGCCAGTTCTCCAAGGGCCCGGATACGCTCGGCGATGTCGTCCAGCGCGGCCCAGATTTCATTGTACTGCTGCTCCAGCAGCTTGTGCAGACTGAAGAATTCCGGTCCGCGGACGTTCCAGTGATAGCCATGCGTCTTCTGATAGACGGCGAAGCTGTCGGCCAGGACCTTGGACAGTTCGCGCGCCACGTCAGCGCGCTCCTTGGGCTTCAGGCCAGTGTCGATAGCGGCGGTCATGGCGGCTCCTGTTGGCGTCTCGGGTTAATATCCAGCCTTGCAGTTAGGAAATCCGGGCCGCGATCCAAGAGGGCGCGCCCGACGCCCGGCCGGAAACTTCCATCACCTAACGCCGCAGGTTCGACCGTGTTGCGTCATGAGTGTTTCGGTCACGACGATCCAACAGGCAGATCACGGACTTGCGATTTCAAAAACCGATGTTTTTCATGAGAGTTTGCACCCTCAACACAACTGGAGGTGGCAGAATGACCCGTTTTAAACAGACGCTGGCGATCATCGCGCTGGCTACGGCGACGACCTTGTCGGCGACAGCGCCCGCCATGGCGCTCTCTGAGCCGCTGTACGACTACATCTACTACAGCGACGCCACCAAGACCGTGCAAGTCGGGTCCTGGACCGGCGTCTGCTACAACGGGTGGGCAGGCGTCACCGAGTTCCCGGACGGCACGGTCACCGCCCACTTCGACAAGGTCCGCACGGGAACCTGCCTGGGCAACGGCGGCACGATTTATCAGTAAAGGCGACAGCCCCGGCTCAGGCCGGGGCTGATCACTATCAGCGCTGGCGCGCCTTGCGAGCGGCATAGCGCGCGTCGCGAGCGGCCTTCTGCTCTTCCTTGGTCAGCTGCTTGCGCTCCTTGCGGGCGGCGCGCTTGGCGGCGTCGACTTCATCCTGGGCGGCCATTTCGGCGGCCAGACGGGCGGCTTCCTTCTCAGCCTTCAGGCGGCGCTGCTCGGCCTTCTCCAGCTCGAACTGCTGGCGCTGGGCTTCCTTTTCAGCGGCGCGCTTCTCAGCCAGCTTCTCGAACTCGGGGTCCTGCACCGTGGGCTTGGGCTTGAACTTGGCCAGAAGCGCCTTCTTGGCGTCCTGCTGGGCGGAGATACGATCGTTGAAGCCGGTTTGTTTGAGGTCTCGCATGCGTAGAGGCGGTCTTCCTTGAAACTCTGATTGAGGGGTGACGCCGACTTACGGCGACCCGGCGGGCGTGCAGACGTGCGAACGGCCCGGCGCGCTGCCAAAGCGGAATCCAGCGCGAAAAGCAAGCTCTGCCGCCATTTTCAAGCCGTCAAACACGCAATTTCGAGCGGAAATCGGCGCCTGACAGGCAGAAGGGCCGTTCCGGCGCCGCAAACCAGCGACGCCCGGGATCATCAGTCAGCGGTGCGGCTTGTCGATATGTCCGACCGCTGCGCCGGCCGCCCCCCCTACCGCCGCACCGACGGGCCCGGCCACCACGGCGCCGGCGATGGCGCCGGTCGCCGCCTTCTGCTCGATCGTGTGGCCGCAGGCGGCGAGGCCCAGGGCGGAAGCTCCCAAGGCGAGAATAGCGGCGGCGCGGATCGAAATACGGGTCATCAGGCGGAGAACTCCTTGAAATGGTTGAGCTTGCAACGCCGCTGATCGCGAACAGTTCCCATCTATGTCCAGACTCAGACCAGAAAGTAGACACCCCTCCGCCAATAGGGTTTCCAGATCGACCCATCGGCGATCGAAATCATCGCATTGTAATCGAATACAGATTTCAGAAGATGTGCTGAAGACAAAACGCGCCACATTCATCACGACCAAACTCGACACCTCTAAAGGCCGGCCAGTTTGCTGCGCCGCAATAACAATTGTCGAATCAACCACATTGAGGCCATAAACCGATGGCTTAAGGCCCGCCTTCCGGTGGTCGGCCGTTCGTCGACCCTGGGTCCGGAGCTGGTTCGCGACGCGTCATGTCGCCTGGTTTCGATGAGTACGGGGGCGGCATCCTCGCCCTGCTGAACAGGACTACGCCTTTGAGTTTCTCTTCGCACACGCGTGCGCTGATGCACGCCGCCCAGTCTGTTCGCCTGCGCCCCAAGACGGCGGCCGCGGCGTTCGGCGGCGTGGTCAGCCTCGCAGTCGGCGGAGCCTATCTGGGCGGCATGGCCGCACAGGCCTCCACCGTGCGCGCCCAGGCCGAGCGCCTGCAGGGCGCCGGCGCCGAGGGCTATACCCAGGAAGCCATGGCCGCCGCGGCCGGCGGTCTGGACGCCAGCGCCCTGGCCATAGCTGATCGCCACGATCCCTATTCCGTCGCCGGCGCCGCCCAGCGCGACCGTCAGGCGGAGTTGCTCACCGCCCGCCTCGATGAATCCCGCAACGGCCTGCGTCGCGCCAGCCTCGCCAATCCCGCCGCTCAACCCTTCCGCCTCGGCAGCGCCCTGGACCAGTCGCGCGATCTGGATTGCCTGACCAAGGCCGCCTACTACGAAGCGCGCGGCGAAGGCGTCGACGGCATGAAGGCCGTGGCCCAGGTGGTCCTGAACCGCGCCCGTCACCCCGCCTTCCCCAACACCGTCTGCGCCGTCGTCTATCAGGGCTCGAACCGCAGCACCGGATGCCAGTTCAGCTTCACCTGCAACGGGGCCATGCGCGGCGCCGTCAACCGCGCTGCCTGGAACCGCGCCCGCGACGTGGCGTCCAAGGCCCTGTCGGGTCAGGTCTACGCCGCCGTGGGCAACGCCACCCACTTCCACACCACCGGCGTAGCGCCCGCCTGGCGCAACAGCCTGGTCCGGGTCGGACAGGTCGGCGACCATCTGTTCTATCGTTTCGGCGGTCGATCAGGCTCCAGCGAATCCTTCCGCTACACGCCCCGTCCTTCGACCACAGACACGCCGCGCCTGATGCAGGCCAGCCTGGAAAACGCGGAACCGGCCCGTTCGACCGGCGGCGCCGTCGCCTATTCGACGGTCCTGGCCCGCGAAGGCGTCAGCGCGCCCAGCGCCCAGCCCGCCTCGTCCGTAACGACCGCCGAAGGCGCGGCCGAATAATCCCGGCCCGCCTCAACGGTTCTGCGTCTTCCATTGAGGCGTCATGTTCTGCCTCATATTGCCGAACCGCCCCTGCTCCCGGGTGTTGACGTCCGCGTCGCCCGGTTGACCGGATTGAACGCCAAGGGCCAGATCGCGGCGATCCTTGGCCTCCTCCAGGGAACGTGCGCCGTGATCGCCAAAGCTGCGCTGCTCCTTCGGCACGAAGAGGGACTTGCTCATGACGTTCTCCTTTCACTGAAAGGAAACGAGGTCCGGCGCACAGACGTTCCCGGCCTGTTTCTTGCTAGAAACGGGACAAACGTCCCAGACGTCCCGGAAAGCGCCGCATGAC of the Brevundimonas pondensis genome contains:
- a CDS encoding cell wall hydrolase, which encodes MLKGRLPQLKTTGRRALAAAPMIMAVSLAVMGVAMSASSSPRPDIDRTAEAVARATGGDLTPRGLQLVMARLDAGQLALARRFDPALNQPELYGLTPGWESLSLGGKPSLDAGVSGVAAQQLNAAMPTAFGALQPARPFDLRPATEADRKRALRCLTQAVYYEAALEPTEGQEGVAQVVLNRVRDPNYPNTVCGVVYQGAERTTGCQFSFTCDGALSRAPINWAWNRAARVAERALAGHVATRVGTATHYHADYVHPWWSPTLAKITQVGAHIFYRWKGAPGESAAFTDKSSGREPIIDEARFARPRILLATAADSVEEALAGAEPNQLRTVEINGQTRVVGIASLGGRRQASKEEIAAINERLKAYETPTAAVAPPPPGVTAMAVEEVGKPAA
- a CDS encoding Dps family protein, yielding MTAAIDTGLKPKERADVARELSKVLADSFAVYQKTHGYHWNVRGPEFFSLHKLLEQQYNEIWAALDDIAERIRALGELAPQSATAFANLTSIKDGDPEKDASEMLRELIRDHGVLIATARAALDAADEVGDEASVDLMTQRLAAHEKAAWMLRSSLGDR
- a CDS encoding DUF6481 family protein, giving the protein MRDLKQTGFNDRISAQQDAKKALLAKFKPKPTVQDPEFEKLAEKRAAEKEAQRQQFELEKAEQRRLKAEKEAARLAAEMAAQDEVDAAKRAARKERKQLTKEEQKAARDARYAARKARQR
- a CDS encoding cell wall hydrolase; the encoded protein is MSPGFDEYGGGILALLNRTTPLSFSSHTRALMHAAQSVRLRPKTAAAAFGGVVSLAVGGAYLGGMAAQASTVRAQAERLQGAGAEGYTQEAMAAAAGGLDASALAIADRHDPYSVAGAAQRDRQAELLTARLDESRNGLRRASLANPAAQPFRLGSALDQSRDLDCLTKAAYYEARGEGVDGMKAVAQVVLNRARHPAFPNTVCAVVYQGSNRSTGCQFSFTCNGAMRGAVNRAAWNRARDVASKALSGQVYAAVGNATHFHTTGVAPAWRNSLVRVGQVGDHLFYRFGGRSGSSESFRYTPRPSTTDTPRLMQASLENAEPARSTGGAVAYSTVLAREGVSAPSAQPASSVTTAEGAAE